One Opitutia bacterium DNA segment encodes these proteins:
- a CDS encoding TonB-dependent receptor, which produces MFKHTTPTPTRNGARWRTSLLFALASTGALVAQTTAPEKDKDEKVVSLGKYEVTGSYIPVSAEASAVPVQTITADDIAKTGVATNVLDVLRKAMPMFSGNANLGDTNANVSSGSTGGGSQVAFRNTQTLVLINGRRAAYAPVLASGGNQFVDVNLIPMSAIDRIDVLADGASATYGSDAVAGVVNIVLKKDFKGMEVGGHYGMSDQSGHYSERSAYVIGGVGDGKTSLTLSASWSKTDPLFQYERSYSNPSYGTGTFAGVINVGSNYYVLNPNLTAPATNTDLTLAQLVANGTYVGPFTSSDLINGTGAASAYAFNLANYVTLLLRNERSAVTAALDHQVNDRVSVFGDVLYTHTETFSQLNAQPFSASVAASNAYNPTDVTVTARNRLVDYPRQYYYDTTSIRAAIGVRGSINENTTWETAANYNRVAQDYTNKNLISTAARQAAVASGLINLFSRTQADGAIEESGILGTALGTSISKLVTYDARVSGVLTTLPAGDLQYAVGGDIRRETLSQTADRNSQTATFGWDSGTTLDPFSSDRTVKSVFAELRIPIVSRQNAVPGIHSLDLDIAARHEKYSDTDDPTVPKYSLRWQPFNENLTVRATYGESFAAPTLFQLFGPGSVGYTSSLSLTSLSGGKITGQANSRSGSNTSLLPSTSKNFTAGFVWSPKALKGFSVSVDYFHIEQKDLISSIGSATILQSVELLGTASPYAKYVRIGTPGDTSMFDSGTAITAAGQISGNAIDSIYVTDTLVNIAGQKLDGFDVKLEDTFDVRDLGRFKATSTIGIYNHYRIKNLPDSEWFETVGYATNSNGTIPNFSAYTSLDWTKGNWGANLGWRYIPHVTDVNGDPAGDVTSDTYVEAYHSIDAAVRYTFGPDARYLKGLTVSLGATNLFNETPPSAAGTFTEANADTATYGAVGRLLYVDLKYRF; this is translated from the coding sequence ATGTTCAAACACACCACACCAACACCCACTCGGAACGGCGCGCGCTGGCGCACGTCGCTCCTCTTCGCGCTCGCCTCGACCGGCGCGCTCGTCGCGCAGACGACGGCTCCGGAGAAAGACAAGGACGAGAAGGTCGTGAGTCTCGGCAAATACGAGGTCACCGGTTCCTACATCCCCGTCTCCGCCGAGGCGTCCGCCGTGCCCGTGCAGACTATCACGGCCGACGACATCGCCAAGACCGGCGTCGCCACCAACGTCCTCGACGTCCTGCGCAAGGCGATGCCGATGTTCTCCGGCAACGCCAACCTCGGCGACACCAACGCCAACGTCTCCAGCGGTTCCACCGGCGGCGGCTCGCAGGTCGCGTTCCGCAACACGCAGACGCTCGTCCTGATCAACGGCCGGCGCGCCGCCTACGCGCCCGTGCTCGCCTCGGGCGGCAACCAGTTCGTCGACGTGAACCTCATCCCGATGTCCGCGATCGATCGCATCGACGTCCTCGCCGACGGCGCCTCCGCCACCTACGGCTCCGACGCCGTCGCGGGCGTGGTGAACATCGTGCTGAAAAAAGACTTCAAGGGCATGGAAGTCGGCGGCCACTACGGCATGTCCGACCAGTCCGGCCACTACTCCGAACGCAGCGCCTACGTGATCGGCGGCGTCGGCGACGGCAAGACCTCGCTCACGCTCTCCGCCTCGTGGTCGAAGACCGATCCGCTGTTCCAATACGAGCGCAGCTACTCGAACCCGAGCTACGGCACCGGCACGTTCGCGGGCGTCATCAACGTCGGTTCGAACTACTACGTGCTCAACCCGAACCTCACCGCGCCGGCCACGAACACCGACCTCACGCTCGCGCAGCTGGTCGCCAACGGCACCTACGTCGGCCCGTTCACTTCGAGCGATCTGATCAACGGCACCGGCGCCGCCAGCGCCTACGCGTTCAACCTCGCCAACTACGTCACGCTGCTCCTCCGCAACGAGCGCAGCGCCGTCACCGCCGCCCTCGATCACCAGGTCAACGACCGCGTCTCTGTTTTCGGCGACGTGCTCTACACGCACACGGAGACGTTCTCGCAGTTGAACGCCCAGCCGTTCAGCGCGTCCGTCGCCGCGAGCAACGCCTACAATCCGACCGACGTCACCGTCACCGCGCGCAACCGCCTCGTCGACTATCCGCGCCAGTATTACTACGACACCACGAGCATCCGCGCCGCCATCGGCGTCCGCGGCTCCATCAACGAGAACACGACGTGGGAAACCGCCGCGAACTACAACCGCGTCGCGCAGGACTACACGAACAAGAACCTCATCTCCACCGCCGCGCGCCAGGCCGCCGTGGCGTCGGGCTTGATCAACCTCTTCTCGCGCACGCAGGCCGACGGCGCCATCGAGGAATCCGGCATCCTCGGCACCGCCCTCGGCACCTCCATCAGCAAACTCGTGACCTACGACGCGCGCGTCAGCGGCGTGCTCACCACGCTCCCGGCCGGCGACCTGCAATACGCCGTCGGCGGCGACATCCGCCGCGAGACGCTCTCGCAGACCGCCGACCGCAACAGCCAGACCGCCACGTTTGGCTGGGACTCGGGCACCACGCTCGATCCGTTCTCCTCGGATCGCACCGTGAAGTCGGTCTTCGCCGAGTTGCGCATTCCGATCGTCAGCCGCCAGAACGCCGTCCCCGGCATCCACTCGCTCGATCTCGACATTGCCGCGCGCCACGAAAAATACTCCGACACCGACGACCCGACGGTGCCGAAATACTCCCTGCGCTGGCAGCCGTTCAACGAGAACCTCACCGTCCGCGCCACTTACGGCGAGTCGTTTGCCGCGCCGACGCTCTTCCAGCTTTTCGGCCCCGGCAGCGTCGGCTACACGTCCTCGCTCAGCCTCACCAGCCTCAGCGGCGGCAAGATCACCGGCCAAGCCAACTCGCGCTCCGGCTCGAACACCTCGCTGCTCCCGTCGACATCGAAGAACTTCACCGCCGGCTTCGTCTGGTCGCCCAAGGCGCTGAAGGGCTTCTCCGTCTCGGTGGACTATTTCCACATCGAGCAGAAGGACCTCATCTCCTCGATCGGCTCCGCCACGATTCTCCAGAGCGTCGAACTCCTCGGCACCGCCTCGCCCTACGCGAAATACGTCCGCATCGGCACGCCGGGTGACACGAGCATGTTCGACAGCGGCACCGCCATCACCGCCGCCGGCCAGATCAGCGGCAACGCCATCGACAGCATCTATGTCACCGACACGCTCGTGAACATCGCCGGCCAGAAACTCGACGGCTTCGACGTGAAGCTCGAGGACACCTTCGACGTGCGCGACCTCGGCCGCTTCAAGGCCACCTCGACGATCGGCATCTACAATCACTACCGGATCAAGAATCTCCCCGACAGCGAGTGGTTCGAGACCGTCGGCTACGCCACCAACTCCAACGGCACCATCCCGAATTTCTCCGCCTACACCTCGCTCGACTGGACGAAGGGCAACTGGGGCGCGAACCTCGGCTGGCGCTACATCCCGCACGTCACCGACGTGAACGGTGATCCCGCCGGCGACGTCACGTCCGACACCTACGTCGAGGCCTATCACTCGATCGACGCCGCCGTGCGCTACACGTTCGGTCCCGACGCACGCTACCTGAAGGGCCTCACCGTCTCGCTCGGCGCGACGAATCTCTTCAACGAGACGCCGCCGTCCGCCGCGGGCACGTTCACCGAGGCCAACGCCGACACCGCCACCTACGGCGCCGTCGGTCGCCTGCTCTACGTCGACCTGAAATATCGATTCTGA
- a CDS encoding EF-hand domain-containing protein: MSISSVSSTSSLAGATRPDSSEFLQKMFARLDGDSDGKVTQDEFTAAMAKRFGSSEAAGGDRPDAAAVFQKMDSDGDGGINVSEFKTAMESMRAGGSQGGPGGARGAGGPPPGPPPSGGDDASASEDAQQVFDAMDTDKDGKVSAEELLAALKKKAEERAEAAGKSADASAAAPTDADFEKAFAAIDSDGDGSITEAELTTLFQRVRGPHHGERSGYRTDGEPSYEGAVGDNLSTTA, translated from the coding sequence ATGAGCATCTCCTCTGTCAGCTCCACTTCCTCGCTCGCGGGCGCCACCCGGCCCGACTCCAGCGAGTTTCTCCAGAAAATGTTCGCGCGCCTCGATGGCGACAGCGACGGCAAGGTCACGCAGGATGAATTCACCGCCGCGATGGCGAAGCGCTTCGGCTCGAGCGAGGCTGCGGGCGGCGACCGGCCGGACGCCGCCGCGGTCTTCCAGAAAATGGACAGCGACGGCGACGGCGGCATCAACGTCAGCGAGTTCAAGACCGCGATGGAATCCATGCGTGCCGGCGGCAGCCAGGGCGGCCCCGGCGGCGCGCGCGGGGCGGGTGGCCCGCCGCCGGGACCGCCGCCGAGCGGCGGCGATGACGCATCGGCGTCGGAGGACGCGCAGCAGGTGTTCGACGCGATGGACACCGATAAGGACGGCAAGGTCTCGGCCGAGGAGCTGCTCGCCGCGCTGAAGAAGAAGGCCGAGGAACGCGCGGAGGCGGCGGGCAAAAGCGCCGACGCGAGCGCAGCCGCGCCGACTGATGCGGACTTCGAGAAGGCGTTCGCGGCGATCGACAGCGATGGCGACGGCAGCATCACCGAGGCGGAACTCACGACGCTTTTCCAGCGCGTGCGCGGCCCGCACCACGGGGAGCGCTCCGGTTACCGCACCGACGGTGAGCCGAGCTATGAAGGTGCGGTGGGCGACAATCTCTCAACGACTGCCTGA
- a CDS encoding alpha/beta hydrolase yields MKPILVWVAFLLLAGATRAAEARIVRDVIYGEAAGVTLKLDVGVPAGDGPFPVAILVHGGGWSGGSKSGSDKPGNGADITPWFNAFTAAGCVWFSIDYRLAPAHRWPAGFEDTLTAIRWVKAHAAEFGGEPRRIVVVGHSAGGHLACLAGVLGDESARVQAVIGFAPVTDLVTDTVNRGGASTSLQALFDIAKEFTPETRARLAAVSPSEHVRAGLPAFLLLHGDADKTVPIAMSRAFQEKLRAAGNTCDLIVLPGAGHGLLKWKESLPDWDARMADWIRAQLATERR; encoded by the coding sequence ATGAAACCGATACTCGTCTGGGTCGCTTTTCTCCTCCTGGCCGGCGCGACGCGCGCGGCGGAGGCGCGCATCGTTCGCGACGTCATCTACGGCGAAGCCGCAGGCGTAACCTTGAAACTCGATGTCGGCGTGCCGGCGGGCGACGGGCCGTTTCCGGTCGCGATCCTCGTGCATGGCGGCGGCTGGAGCGGCGGGAGCAAATCCGGCAGCGACAAACCTGGCAACGGCGCCGACATCACGCCGTGGTTCAACGCGTTCACCGCGGCGGGCTGCGTGTGGTTCTCGATCGATTACCGGCTCGCGCCCGCGCACCGCTGGCCCGCGGGCTTCGAGGACACGCTCACGGCCATCCGTTGGGTGAAAGCGCATGCGGCGGAGTTCGGCGGCGAGCCACGGCGCATCGTGGTCGTCGGCCACTCGGCGGGCGGACACCTCGCGTGCCTTGCGGGCGTGCTCGGCGATGAGTCCGCGCGCGTGCAAGCCGTGATCGGCTTCGCGCCGGTGACCGATCTCGTGACCGATACGGTGAACCGCGGCGGCGCGAGCACGTCGCTGCAGGCCTTGTTCGACATCGCCAAGGAATTCACGCCGGAGACGCGCGCGCGTCTCGCGGCGGTTTCGCCGAGCGAGCACGTGCGTGCGGGATTGCCAGCGTTTTTGCTGCTGCACGGCGACGCGGACAAGACGGTCCCGATCGCGATGTCGCGAGCCTTCCAGGAAAAACTGCGCGCGGCCGGCAACACCTGCGATCTGATCGTGCTGCCCGGCGCCGGTCACGGTTTGCTGAAGTGGAAGGAGTCGCTGCCCGATTGGGACGCGCGGATGGCGGACTGGATTCGCGCGCAGCTGGCGACGGAGCGGCGCTGA
- a CDS encoding tetratricopeptide repeat protein: MSRPSRTTSAPAAAPLGSPTFWWCALLALAVFAAYLPALRGQFLWDDDGHVTRADLRSLGGLLRIWFEVGATQQYYPVLHSAFWLEHRLWGDAPLGYHLVNLPQHAANACLFAFVLRRLAVPGAWFAALLFALHPVCVESVAWISEQKNTLSALFYLSAALAWLRFDDDRRARSYALASALFALALLTKTVTASLPAALLVVAWWRRGRLEWRRDVLPLLPWFVAGAAMGLLTAHFESELIGAKGSAFELGAGARLLLAARVPWHYVASLVWPLDLTFIYPRWSVDASVWWQWLFPLATLGALGGAAWRARLGHRGWLAAALLFGGTLFPVLGFVNVYPFLFSFVADHFAYLANPALFALAGAGVALAVARFGRGATLGTFLAVLGGLFALTWSQAGIYRDEATLWRATLARNPDSWLAHNNLALVLAADGERADAVAHLETALRLRPDFPEGLNNLAGQLVDAGRAAEAKPLAERALALLSKFPAALNTRGRAALALGDAVAAERDFTAAVQLDPRFVNAWCNRGVAAMSRRRPAEALTHFTRAAEIDPENAQAAFLVGATLVELRRPAEAVPQLERALELDPEHALAHRQLARALRSLGRSAEAAEHERAADEIDASRPR, translated from the coding sequence GTGTCTCGTCCTTCACGAACAACCTCCGCGCCCGCCGCCGCGCCGCTCGGCTCGCCCACGTTTTGGTGGTGCGCGCTCCTCGCGCTCGCAGTCTTCGCCGCCTATCTGCCGGCGCTCCGCGGCCAGTTCCTCTGGGACGACGACGGCCACGTCACGCGCGCCGACCTCCGCTCGCTCGGCGGCTTGCTCCGCATCTGGTTCGAAGTCGGCGCGACGCAGCAATACTACCCGGTCCTCCATTCCGCGTTCTGGCTCGAGCACCGACTCTGGGGCGACGCTCCGCTCGGCTACCATCTCGTCAACCTTCCCCAACACGCCGCGAACGCCTGCCTCTTCGCGTTCGTGCTGCGCCGCCTCGCCGTGCCGGGCGCGTGGTTCGCCGCGCTGCTCTTCGCGCTGCACCCGGTGTGCGTCGAGTCCGTCGCGTGGATCTCGGAGCAAAAGAACACGCTCTCCGCGCTGTTCTATCTCTCCGCCGCGCTGGCGTGGCTGCGTTTCGACGACGATCGCCGTGCGCGTTCCTACGCCCTCGCGAGCGCGCTCTTCGCCCTCGCGCTGCTCACGAAGACCGTCACCGCCTCGCTTCCCGCCGCGCTGCTGGTCGTCGCTTGGTGGCGGCGCGGCCGGCTCGAGTGGCGGCGCGACGTCCTGCCGCTGCTGCCGTGGTTCGTCGCCGGCGCGGCGATGGGCTTGCTCACGGCGCATTTCGAAAGCGAACTCATCGGCGCGAAGGGCAGCGCGTTCGAACTCGGCGCCGGCGCGCGCCTGCTGCTCGCCGCCCGCGTGCCGTGGCACTACGTCGCTTCGCTCGTCTGGCCGCTCGACCTGACCTTCATCTATCCGCGCTGGAGCGTCGATGCGTCCGTATGGTGGCAATGGCTTTTCCCGCTTGCGACGCTCGGCGCCCTCGGCGGCGCCGCGTGGCGCGCGCGGCTCGGCCACCGCGGATGGCTCGCGGCGGCGCTGCTCTTCGGCGGCACGCTGTTTCCGGTGCTCGGTTTCGTGAACGTCTACCCGTTCCTGTTTTCATTCGTCGCGGATCATTTCGCCTACCTTGCCAACCCCGCGCTCTTCGCCCTCGCCGGCGCAGGTGTGGCGCTCGCGGTCGCCCGCTTCGGACGCGGCGCGACGCTCGGCACGTTCCTCGCGGTGCTCGGTGGGCTCTTCGCGCTGACCTGGAGCCAGGCGGGCATCTATCGCGACGAGGCCACGCTCTGGCGCGCCACGCTCGCGCGGAATCCCGACAGCTGGCTCGCGCACAACAACCTCGCGCTCGTGCTCGCTGCCGACGGCGAACGCGCGGACGCCGTGGCGCATCTCGAAACCGCGTTGCGCCTGCGCCCGGATTTTCCCGAAGGCCTGAACAATCTCGCCGGCCAGCTCGTCGACGCGGGGCGCGCCGCCGAGGCGAAGCCGCTCGCCGAGCGCGCGCTGGCGCTGCTGTCGAAATTCCCGGCGGCGCTCAACACCCGCGGGCGCGCCGCGCTCGCGCTCGGTGATGCCGTGGCGGCGGAGCGCGATTTCACGGCGGCGGTGCAGCTCGATCCGCGCTTCGTGAATGCCTGGTGCAATCGCGGTGTCGCCGCCATGTCGCGCCGACGGCCGGCGGAGGCGCTCACGCATTTCACGCGCGCGGCCGAGATCGATCCCGAGAACGCCCAAGCGGCTTTCCTCGTCGGCGCGACGCTCGTCGAGCTCCGCCGTCCCGCGGAAGCCGTGCCGCAGCTGGAGCGCGCCCTCGAACTCGACCCCGAGCACGCGCTCGCGCACCGGCAGCTCGCACGCGCCCTGCGTTCACTCGGCCGCAGCGCGGAAGCCGCGGAGCACGAGCGTGCCGCCGATGAGATCGATGCTTCGCGACCTCGCTGA
- a CDS encoding tetratricopeptide repeat protein — translation MERLPQKVRSGLLALGCLAVLFVFFSPPFAAWRAWARAPEIGFLPETRRGVAVLEQVKALGAPVVDPLHSAIQWRLLFPAVARGLDLPAWALFGFAHLGALFALWFLIEHAKARGAAWGEAALVALLAGAGAWFFAATGWLGYYDSWVVLGLLAVAFAARREFGWLACLAVPWIDERFVLAVPLALLCRQLDGDEARRGNWKSEWGVPLALCAGFVVVRLAVLRGSVANATVGGYLAWLDFSKTPWTQFVWGAWEGWRAGWVLIAVAVWAVVQRRGATAALAVGAAGAAVLLVGLLTAQDFGRSMMLLAPLVGLGVGAWSTVPWPGRKRALVALAGAALILPAHQVMSDAATPVMTLNHELGARREPPPRLSPAAYELSGVVEMERGNPQKAEIALTIAIKLDERPTSACKHRGLLYASAQRWSDALKDFRTWAENDARDPDAWLLVAQAEAALGNTAQARTELQRALGLASKEWAARPDVARFRTRLGM, via the coding sequence GTGGAACGTTTACCCCAGAAAGTTCGTTCGGGCCTGCTGGCGCTCGGCTGTCTCGCGGTGTTGTTCGTTTTTTTCAGTCCGCCGTTCGCGGCGTGGCGGGCGTGGGCGCGGGCGCCGGAGATCGGTTTTCTGCCGGAGACGCGGCGCGGCGTTGCGGTGCTCGAGCAGGTGAAGGCGCTCGGCGCGCCGGTGGTCGATCCGTTGCACAGCGCGATCCAGTGGCGGCTGCTTTTTCCGGCGGTGGCGCGCGGGCTGGATTTGCCGGCGTGGGCGCTGTTCGGATTCGCGCACTTGGGTGCGTTGTTCGCGCTGTGGTTTTTGATCGAGCACGCGAAGGCGCGTGGGGCGGCGTGGGGCGAGGCGGCGCTCGTCGCGTTGCTGGCGGGCGCGGGCGCGTGGTTCTTCGCGGCGACGGGCTGGCTCGGTTACTACGACTCGTGGGTCGTGCTCGGGTTGCTCGCGGTGGCGTTCGCCGCGCGCCGGGAATTCGGCTGGCTCGCGTGTCTGGCGGTGCCGTGGATCGATGAGCGCTTCGTGCTCGCGGTGCCGCTGGCGCTGTTGTGCCGGCAACTCGACGGCGACGAGGCGCGACGCGGGAACTGGAAAAGCGAGTGGGGCGTGCCGCTGGCGCTGTGCGCTGGGTTTGTCGTCGTGCGGCTGGCTGTGCTGCGCGGCAGCGTCGCGAACGCGACGGTGGGCGGCTATCTCGCGTGGCTGGATTTTTCGAAGACGCCGTGGACGCAGTTCGTGTGGGGCGCGTGGGAAGGCTGGCGCGCGGGCTGGGTGCTGATTGCGGTCGCGGTGTGGGCGGTGGTGCAACGGCGCGGCGCCACCGCGGCACTGGCGGTGGGCGCGGCGGGTGCGGCGGTGTTGCTCGTCGGTTTGCTGACAGCGCAGGATTTCGGACGCTCGATGATGTTGCTCGCCCCGCTCGTCGGGCTGGGCGTCGGCGCGTGGAGCACCGTGCCTTGGCCGGGCAGGAAGCGCGCGTTGGTCGCGCTCGCCGGGGCGGCGCTGATTTTGCCGGCGCATCAGGTGATGAGCGACGCGGCGACGCCGGTGATGACGCTGAACCACGAACTCGGCGCGCGGCGCGAGCCGCCGCCAAGGCTGTCGCCGGCGGCCTACGAATTGAGCGGCGTCGTCGAGATGGAGCGCGGGAATCCGCAGAAGGCGGAGATCGCGCTGACGATCGCGATCAAGCTGGACGAGCGGCCGACGAGCGCGTGCAAGCACCGCGGCCTGCTCTACGCCAGCGCGCAGCGGTGGAGCGACGCGTTGAAGGATTTCCGGACGTGGGCGGAGAACGACGCGCGCGACCCGGATGCGTGGCTGTTGGTCGCGCAGGCGGAAGCGGCGCTCGGCAACACGGCGCAGGCGCGGACGGAGTTGCAGCGCGCGCTCGGGCTCGCGTCGAAGGAATGGGCGGCGCGGCCGGACGTGGCGCGGTTTCGGACGCGGCTGGGAATGTGA